The DNA region AAGCCAAGGATCAACTGGTTTTGGAGGGAGATGGGCGGACGGACGCAGAGGTAAATTACCAAGCCCAAGCGGGGGGCAAGCTGTCCCGCGCGGCGGCGGCCCGGCTGATGTTTTGGCCCGGCACCAACCGCGTGGATATATCAGAAGCAAGAATGGTTGATCTCAGTCAATTAGGCCAATAAGCAGCAATAAAGCTTAACATTAAATCGCCCGAAACGGCAAAATCTGTCTCACACGGGGGTCCCGCAGCCATAATCCCCCCCATAACATCACGCCCAAAAGAATCGGCATAAAGTATTCGCCGGGGCCATCGCCAATGCGGACATGGGTGGCCACCGCCCCCCCTAGATAACCGGTCAAGAGGATAGCCCCCAGTCCAGCGGTCTGGGGAATGATATACAAGGCGACACAGATAAGTTCGACCACGCCGACCCCGCGCATAAGGTCCATCGTCCAGCCAGACTTTGCCAGACCCTCGGCCATTTTCTCTCCCCCCGCGAACTTAAAGTATGCGCTCATCATCAGCATCAGCACCGGGAGCGTGCTAATAACATAACCTGCCCAGGTCATCATGTGGGGATTATGGGGATACGTGTCGTCGGGGGTTGTTGTCATTTTTTTCCCTGGAAAATATTGCTTGTCTGGGAAACATTTTATGGTGTTGCCTGCCTATTGGCAATCCCGCATCAGACATATTAGTAAGGGAATGATAGTAAAATAGACATTGTCCGTGACCACGGCCTGCAGCCGCAATATTAAGAATAGCGACAAAAAATCTTCAGCTGAAACAGAATGATGGCATTAGGCTTTTATTGACGAAACACGATTACGATAAAGGCCGGGATCGATGGCTGCTAACATTTTTTCAGAATCAACATGATTGGATAAGAAATGGCGAATGCGCGCCGCCTGAAAATGGGGCTCGGCCAAGAGCGTGTTATAGCTAACGGGCAATACCGCGAGGTGCGATTGTTCTTTTTCCAACCACGTGTGGAGTTTTTGCAGATGCAAGAGGTAGGCTTTTTGGATCGCATCACGCGGGGCAACGGGCTGACCCAGGCGCACGAGCATTTTTTCTTGCGAGGCAATAATTTCCTGTAAATTGCGCTCCATCAGGATGACGCGGTATCGTTCCGTCACGGGGAGGTCGTACAACAGTTGCGAGACCAGCTTGACCGCCTGGCCCCGAATCCCCGGCACCCAAGAGCTATCGTGCTTGAGCCGCTTGACCGCTTCAAATTCGCAATAGCCATGCGGGTTGTCGCTGTCCGCGGCGCGAATTTTGTCGGTAACGATGGGCATTCCCCCCGCGGCCAGCATTTGCATCATAAGGGATGTACCGGAACGGGGCAGACCGGAAACGACCACAATATCGGTCAACATTTCACCCGATGGGGAATTGGCGGGGGGCATAAAATAAGTCGTGAGAAAAAATCGAGGATGGAGGGGACGAAAAAACTATAAATTCACGCGCAGCGGTTTGCTCAGCAGCCACGCCGCGACCAGCGAAATCACAAACCAACTGATGAGCCAAGTGCGTGTGCCGCTGATCCAGGAGAGGCGGGGAGGGTAGTCGATGCTGATCCATTGCACGGGACTATCGGGGGAGAATGGTCCTTCCGCGGGATGCAGCAAGGCTGTTTGCCAATCCATCGCGGGGCGCAACAGGCTGACGCGCGGCGTCTCGTGGGAGTGCTGGCCGACGGCAATTTGCTTGGTAACGGTTGTTCCCCCCACATTCAGCCGTAATTCGTGCTGGCCGGGTATTGATGCCTGCAAGCGAAAGCAAACCTGGTTTTGGCTGGCGACGCGCACCGGACCCAGGTTCGCGCTGATCGCGGAATGCGGCTCCAGGCTGACGGTGGCGTCGGGGGGGACATCGGGCCGCATTTGCATGGTAAGTATTACTTCCTCTCCCGCGAGCAGCGGCCGCGCCTGGTACCAGAGCGACAATTGTCCCAATAGCAAAAGCGTGGGGACCAGCATGACCAGCATCGGCACGACGGCATACGCCACCGAGATCGTCGCCCCCCCCAACACCCGTAAAATGGCCAGCAGACAGACGCGCAGATCATCCTTAAAGAGCGACAAAGCCAGCAAATTGGCTTTGATCCGCGCGCGGGTCCGCTGGATTGCCGCTTGGGGCGAGGTGTACTTATACACCACCAGCATGATAACGCCCGTTACCACGGCGATTACCGCCAGTGAGAGCGCGGCGGGCCATCCCGTCAGCGGGCCTAGGACCATTTGTCCCAGCGCATTGGCCAGTTGGTTGCCGATGGTAATTAGTTGTGTCATGTGCGTGGTGGGTGATTAATTGTCGCGGCCTATTCGATATAGCCCAATCCCCGCAGTTGGTCGGTCACTAATTTTTCGGCATCATCCAGCTTTAACCGGCTGATTTCTTGTTCCAGGCAATGCGCGGCAAATTCTTGCACGCTGCTGTATCCGGCCAGGGTGGCCGCCTGGGTGGCGCGTTCAAAGAGGCCGTTATCAAGTTCGATCTTTGGCATGGGTGGGAGTAAGTGAGAATTGAGTGGTGAAGGGGGAAAATAGTGGGTAAATCTAGTCTAAAAAGCCGTTCTGCCCTGCATGGAGCTGGGTTTATCCAGGCCAAATTTTGCCAGGATGGAGGGAGCAATATCAATCAACGAGGGATTGTTAATTGTCAACGGCCGGTTGCAGCACAGCAGTCCGGGGACTTCATCGGCGTCGCAACAGTGGTCCGCGCTCCAGGCGGCGGTGTTATCCAACAGCACATCCTCGGTCAGGTCCCCCAGACAGGTTTCCCAGCTCGCGCGGTACCCCCGCGCGTAACCCACGATCAGGTCGGGCGCGAGCGCTGTGGCGGACCCATGGTAAATTTTTTCGGCGCGGTAAACCTGGCGAATCACCGGCTGATCGTCAAAGTCGCGCACGGCGAGCAGTTTTTCGCATAGTTCTTCCAGGAGAAGCGCGCGTTGTTCCCCGGGTTCGACAATGCCGTCCCGTTCACGTCCCTTAAGGTTTAGGTACAAGCCGTTGATCCCCAGGCCATAGGCGACGGTTTGAGACCAGTCAACATCATGCATGATGGATGTGCAGGTGGTCGGGCCTAGATAGCCATAATCCCGCAGCCAGGAATTCAGATTAAACTGCCGCCCAAAATTGGCAAAGCCATGATCGCTCATGACGATTAACGTCGCTCGGTCGCCGTAATTGTCATACAATTCGCCGATCACCTGATCCAGTCGCTGGTACAGTCGGCGAATGTACTGAAATTTTTGCCGCGCGGCGGCGGCGTCGCGAATGGGATGCGGATCATCGCTATCCCACCAGAACATATGCGACTGCAAATCGCTGCTGGAAAAATAAAAAAACAACAGCCCGTCGTCATAGTCTGCCACGGCCCGTTCCAATAGCGCCAACCGTTCCTCCAGGACCAGATTTGCCTGCCGCTGGTACTCATCATCGTCAAAAATGCCATTAGTGCGGGCCTTGTGGTCCTCTTGGAAGCCGGTCGTATAAAACAGGCCCAGATCGTTGGCCAAATCCCCCACAAATGACGCCGGTTCGGACAAAGTCACCGCGGGAGCCGTGGGATCGATATTAATAGGCGTGGCGTACAGTCGAAAATTGGGCGCGGCTTCTTGCAAATAAAACCGCACGATCCCGCTGACGGATTGCGCCGGTAGGGGAGCCGGGGCGCTCAGCAAAAACGGCACCCGCACCCACGCGCTCCATTCCCCGGGTTTAAGCAGGATTCGCTTTTCGCCAATTTCCAAGACAACCGCATTTGCCGCGCGATCGCGATGGATTTTTATGGGCGCGGTTACCGGCTGGGGTTTTAAGAGCATGCTGTTCGTCGGTCCGATCAACTGCACCAGCGCGGTCTCATTGTCAAATTCCACCCGCGCGCGGTTTCCTCCCCCCTCGGACACCCCCTCGGCGGGCGTGTCTTGGCTAAAATATTGGTACGTGCCATAACTCCCCTGCATGTCGGGCGTCCCCATGCCGCTAAGGCAACGATGATGCCCATAGACCGACGGGCTGGGGGGGTAATTTGACGGCAAATCATAAAACGTGCTAGGAATCCCCGCCGCGTCCAAAAAATCCCAAAATGGCGTCCCCTGCCGCCGCAGCACGGTGCTGGGGGGCTGATGCTGAAACGGCCAAAAATCCAACTGGAGTTGGTGGTCCCCGATGGTCCATCCCCCCTGCCCTGGCATGGTTTCCGCACCGGAGTAAAAGGTTTTACACTGCTCCTCGGGATGTCGATGGACAAAGTCGAATAACCCATGCGAGCCAGGCCCCGCGCCATTAATAAAGCTGGCCCAGGCGACCGGGCTTTGCGGGGGGATGCTAGTGGCGAGGGGAGAAAACCCCCCCGCTCGGGACATTTTTTGCAGGTTTGGCAGTTCCCCCGCGGACATCATTTGCCGACTCAAGCGGGGGTCCATGCCATCGATGCCGATGACGATTACTTTTTGACCGGCGCTTTTTGAGATGCGATTGATGCCGCCACCATAATACGCGGTGCCCGCCAGGGCGGTGAGTAACCCCGCCGTCGCGGTCCCGGTGAGTAATTGGCGTCGGGTTAACCCTCGTCTATTACGGTTCGGTGCGGGAGTTGGCCTGTGGCTTGGGCCATTTTCCTGCAATAGGGGTTTGTGGTTTGTCATGCGCGCACCGGCGAGTTGGGAACAGTCCCCTGGGACGGGGTGGATTGGGATTTTGTCACGGGGGAGGGCTTGCCCAAGGAGAGGATTTTGCCATCCATGTAGTCAGGCTGGGGAATGCCGAACAAATTGAGCACGGTGGGGGCGATATCTAGTAGCCGCGGATTTTCCGTCGTGATTGCCCGATTACAAAACAAGATTCCGGGGACCACGCTGGGATCGACACAATGGTCGCCGCTCCAAGCCTTGAGATTGTCATGAAAGAGACTGGTGGAGGTTTTTCCCACCGCCGCGTCCCAAGAGACCCGATACCCCCGCTCATAACCGACGATCAGGTCTGGCGCTTGTTCCTTATAGGGACCGCGATACGCCAGCGGCGACTGATAGACTTTCTTGATAGGTGGTTGGCCCGTTTGGGGATCGATCAGTTTGGCCAGCTTGGCGGCTATTTCCGCGCGCAACGCGGCGGCTGTTTCTCCCGCGGGAACGATTCCCTGGGCGAACTTTCCCGCCTCATTAATAAATATTCCCGTCAGGCCAATCGCAAACGCGCGGGTCCGCGACCAATCGACCCCACCTAGATATTGCTGGTTACGTTCCTCAGGCCGGACCACCAAATAGCCCTGTTCCTCTAGCCAGCGATTGAGGTCAATCCCCCGTCGAAACGTATTAAATCCATGATCCGACAGGACCATGAGCAAGGTTCCCGGATCGCGGCAACGCTCCATCGTCCGTCCCACAAGCGCGTCCATCCGCTGGTATAATTCGGTAATGGCCTGAGTGTGTTCGGGGGGAAATTCCGCCGGGCGCGCGGGATGATCGGGGTCTTGGTAACGCCAAAACATATGTTGCATCCTGTCGGTCCCGTCAAATACACAGACGCAAAAACCCCGGCGAACTTTATCCAACCCGTCAAAGAACATCGACTCTCGTTCTCGGTCGATATCCTGGCATTGACGGGCAAACTGGGCGTCATCCAACACTTCTTCGCTCAGTCCCCAGGTATCTTCCGCCAAGCCCAGCGTGGCGTACGGGCCTTGGTTTTTTGCCAGATAAATCGGATAGACCGCCGGATATCCCAGGGGGAGTACGGGGTTTTCGGGGTCGATGTTGATGGGCGTGGCATACAAATCAAATTCCGGGGTGGTATTTAACAGCATGAACCGGCAGATGCCCGTCACGCCCCTTCCCCAGCCCAACGAAAATCGGACTTGCACCCACGGGGTGTATTCGTTTGGTCGCAAATGATAAGTGGCACCGTTGATTTTGAGCGTGGCCGTGCCATCGCCGGGTAGAAACACCTCAAAAGGAGCGGTTAATGGTCCTCGGGTTGGCTGAGTGGGATGCGGCGGGCCGAGGAGCACATCACGGATTCGGATTTGGCCCCCTGGCAGTTCTTGACGGGTGACGACGCGCACGTCGCCGCCGGTTTTTTCCGCCACCCGCGCGGCGTTGGTTGTATAGTGCGAAAAAGTCCCCTGGGTCCCGCGTAAATCCGGAACGCACATGGCTGATAGCTGAATGCCATGCAGCTTTTCCGGCGGAAAAGTGATTGGTACGCGGATCACACAATTGAAGATGTTATATTCGCTCAGCAAACTCCAAAAAGGTTTGCTTTTGCGCAGCATCCTAATATCAGGCCGACCGCCAAATTTCCACGGGCCAATCCGCCAGGCGCGCTGCGCGGGGCGAATCTCGACCGAACTTAGCTTTGGCTGGTACGTTTGCAAATCCGGCGTCAGAAAGTCAAATATGTTATGCTTGCCCGGATTTACCCCGGTCTGAAATGTTGACCAGGCGACGGGGGAGATCGGGGGCAAGGTGGACCCCAGCGAACTAAAACTTCCCTGAGCGCGCAACTTGGCCAGATGAGGCAGCTTCCCCGCGTCCAGCAACTGGCAGGTAAGGCCATAATCCAGACCATCCAGGCCCAAGATCACCACGCGCTCCACCTGGGGCGGGAACGGGGGACTTTTTCGCCAAAAGATGCGCCACAACATGCGCACCGGCCAAACCAATAGCATCACCATTGCCGAGAAAATCGCAGCAAATACCGCCAAGAACGACCCCGCCAGGGCAAATCCCGCCCCGGGGCCTATATACGCCCAAGCGGGCTGGGGAAAAGCCAAACCGCAGGCGCAAATAATCGTGAATAAGATAAAAATTCGTCGCATGGCACAAAAACCGTGAGGCACTTTTTTTTGATTGATGAAGTCGTGGCTGGCTTTAATACAGATAGTGCAAATAACAGTGAAAAAAGTTTCCGCAGAGAATCGGCGGTCTTCTCTGCGGAATGGCCCTGCGCCTGATTGCTGGGTGCCAGGGTGGGATTGCCATTGCTGGCAAAATCGATGTGCAACAACTTGATGTGTGCTTTAGTGTGTTAATTCGATTTAGGGGATGGTTGCTCCGGTGTGGTTGTGTCGGCCGCCGGTTCTGTTTTTGGCGCTGGGGGAGATTGGGGCGGCTTTTCACGAGCCATGTCTTCCAACTTTTTGCCCGGTTGCAGGTCTTTGCCCGCAAAACCCGGAAAGGTGTCGGCATATCGAACAGCGCGAAATAGCGAACTTCCCGGACCGCTGCCAAATCCGCCGGGGCCTCCGGGTCCCCCGCGCCCCCGCGGTCCGCGTCGACCCTTGCCCGAGTTGTCGGCGGGATTAATGCCCGGGCCTGGCGGACCGTCAGGCCCCGGTTGTCCGTCTGGTCCGTCAAATCCCGGGGGACCGCCAAAGAATGGGGGTGGGCCACCGCCCCCCTCCGGAGGACCAAAACCAGGGGGGCCAAACCCCGGAGGCCCGCCTGGGCCGGGTCCGCCAGGTCCAGGCCCGCCCGGGCCAAAATTTTTCATTTCGCTCAGTTGCTCGTTTTGCTCGGCGGTCAAGATTTTGGCCAGTTGGGTATCGCTTGCGGTTTGCAATTTATCAATGGTCTGTTGTTGATCGGGCGATAGTTTGAGCTCTTCCCGTAGGTCGTCCGACAGTAGCTCTCCTGGCGCGGGGAGTCTCCGAAAGTCAAAACCGGCTGGCTCCGCCAACGATTTTTTTTGCTCATCGGTAAAGAGCTTTTCTAGTTGGGCGATGTTGGATTCATTCAGGTTTTTAATTTCTTCCCGTTGCTTATCGTCTAACTGCAATATATTGGCAAAGAAGTCGGGAAAGACGGTTCCTACTGGCGGAGGTCCAAAGCCTCCCGGTCCCCCGGGGGGACCAAAACCACCGGGACCCCCCGGTCCTCCGGGTCCGCCGCTCCCTTTAACAGGATTGACATATTTCCAGACGGTTTTGTTATCGGAGGTGACTTCAAAGACGATTCCCGACATCCCCGAACAAATCAGGGTATTTCCATTTGGGAGGCGCTGAGCGCCGGATATTAGCATTGAGAAAAATTCATTCTTAGTCGGCGCGATGTACGTCCATTCGGCTTTGCCGGGACCTTTGCCATAGGTGCCATCGGGCTTGAGTGGAGGAATAATTTCGTCCACGGTGGAGTAGCTGCCATCGCGACGGCCACCCCCATTATTAAAGATCAAAATGTGATCCTCACCAGGCAATCCCTTGGGAATCCAGTGCGCGTTGTGTTGGCCATAGAGGCGTTGTTCCACATTGCTGCCACTACGATAAGCGCGGGGGTTGCCCCAGCGATAAAGCAGGTCCCCTCCCCTGCCCCGTTTGCCCCCCGTGTGGCTGGCGGCTTCGGCGGTGGTGGTGCCGTGGTCGATAATCCAAATCTCGTGAAAAGAGTGCACGCTCACCACGATTTGGTCCAGTTCGGCGTTGTAGGCGACGGAATTAATATGGGTCCAATCGGTATTGGGGCCCATCATCCCCCCGCGTCTACCGGGACCACGCCCATCGGGAGCGCCATTGTCGGCAGAACCGGTTTGAAGGGGGATTTGTTTTCCGTCCCCGTCGACTTGTGGCGGTGCTTCCGGAGCATTTTTTTGATCGGGCGTGTCGGACTGACGATCGGCGGGTTGATTTGCGGCGGGTTGACTGTCGGCGGGTTGACTGTCGGCGGGAGTGCTGGGCCCACCCAAATAACCGATGGAGCGTAGCTTATCCGCGTCATCCTTGCGGGCGGTCATCCGGTTGAATTCCCGATCTCCGTAGTTGATGTCGATCAATTCGGGATGGGCCGCGACCCGGCCGTAACCTGGTTTGGCCTTATCAGTATCCTGGACCAAATGGTCCCAGACATTCCATTGCCACACAATTTCACCGGTGGTGGGACCGGTGGGTTTGATTTCGATGATTGAATCCGACATGAGCGCGTCCCCTAGTCCCTCGGGACGACGACCCGCGGCGATCGCCTCGGCCTTGGATTTTTTGTCCCAGACCACCAGCAGGACGTTGCCATTGGGCAAAGGGCAAATATCATGGTGTGGCAATTGCTTTTCGTTGGCCAGCTTAAAATCCCATACCAGGTTGCCTTGCCAGTCGTATTCTTGCACTTTGCCCCCCGCGCCGGGTCCACCCATGGTTTGTTCTTTTTGGGGTAAAGCGCCCGCCCGCAAGAGATGCCCGTTCTCTAGCAAATATGCGCTGAGCGCGGGGTTGCAACCGCACTCCCACTCATTAACGATGCGTCCCTCATTGTCGATGAGATACGTCTTGGTGGAGGTCATCGGCGCTAATAGCGTATAGCCGGGCTGGGCGGCGCTGGAGTTGAGCAAGAGTCCCGCCGCTTGTGGGGCGGATTTGGGTTGATCATTCGTGTTTTTTTTTATTTCCGCTGTATCCTGGGAGGGGGCGTCCGCGGTGGGTTTTTCCGGTTTATCATTTGCGGCGGTCGCGGTGGGGGTGTCGCTGGCGGGGGACGGTTCGGCGGCAAATCCAGGAATTTGTGACAGTGCTGTTAACTGTGCAATTCCCACCAAAAACACCAACGCCAGCGGAATGAATCTCACGCCCCCACTCCAGCAATGCATCCGCTGGCTCCGTGTGCCGCGCGATAAATAAATCGAATCGTGCATAAATCGAGTGTGTATTGAAAGAAAAAAGATAGGAGGGGAGAAAACTCGCCGCCTAAGGCGATCCCTAGCTGGTTCAGATGCGACGCATGGTCGAAAGAAGCGCGATCTTTTGATCAATCCGTGAATTATCTTGAAAAAAATACCGGACAGGGGATGTTCATTCCCAAACTGACGCCTACCAAGGGGGCTTTTTGCCTCTGGGGGGAACAAATGGCGGACCCATGTGTTCGATTTTTCCTCGAAATTCTGGTCCGGTAAGGGATTGCCACATTGTCAGTTGCCGCGGTTCAAGGACCGCTAAAATGCTGGCCATTAGTTTTTGATGTTGCTCCGCGTCGGGGGGGGGCGGAGGTCGCTGGTGATCGCGGGGGGCCTCGGCAAATCGCCTAAAAAAAGCTTCCTCATCGATCGTCCGGATTTCTTCCCGCTGGGCCGGACTGAGCTGAAGCGCGGCGACAACCTCGGGATCGCGAAATGCCCGTGGACCTTCGGCCTGCAGGGCAATTTGCGACAACCGCAACCGCTGGTCGGCGGTCAAAATGATGCGCAATTGAGTCTGGCCCTTCAGGACATGTTCCAGCAACCATTCGCGACGCTGGGCGTGGGATTTTTCAACTAATTCAAAAAAACCTGTTTGGATCTCGGCTTCAATTTGTTGGATGAGGGATAATATTTCCGCTTTTTGGGTGGCGGTAAGTCCCAAATCATTCTGAACGGTTTCTTGCCGGAGCAGCAATACCTGGCTCGCATCGCGCAAAATTCCCAATTCACGCAGCATTTTCTCGACGCGGGCTTTTGTCGCTTGTAGCTCCGCCTGCGCCTCCGGGTCATCGCGGCGTTGCTCGATAAACTCTTGATAGTAACCCAAGACCGAAAGCAGCAGCCGTTTGCGCAAGAGTTCCATTCCAGGCCGGTCGGAAAGTTCCTCCTCGCTGACTTGAAACAACTCGTTGACTGAACGTTGGGCCAGGGATAGGCGGGCTTCCGCCTCTTGCGCGCGTTGCTGCTCTCGCTGGAGGGCCGCCTTTGCGATGTTGCGCTCGATCAGGGTGTTATCTTTTTCATGATTGATCAGGGCCGCGGCGACCAAGGAACCTATCGCCAGCAGTAGCAGCAGCCAGCAACCCGCCAGCAACGCCGTCGGATGCCGCCGTATCCATTTTTTTGTCCAATCCAGGATGGTGGGGGGCTGGGCCAGAATAGGTTTATGATCCAGATAGCGCCTTAAATCTCCGGCAAAATCAGCCGCGCTGGAATAGCGCTCCTCCGGGTTTTTGCTGACGGACTTGAGGATGATCGTTTCCAATTCGACGGGTATGCGGGGGTCAAGCTGGCGTAAGGGACGCGGTTCGCTATTTAATATTTCCGCCAATAATAGCTGCATGTTTTGGGCGGAAAATATTGGCCGTAATGTTAACAGTTCGTAAAATGTGGCCCCCAGCGAATAGACATCCGTCCGCGGATCGAGCAAGGCCTGCCCTCCCGAGGCCTGCTCGGGACTCATGTAGCGCAACGTGCCCAAAATGTCCCCGGTGCGCGTCAATCCCATGTCGCTTTGAAACTGGGCCAAGCCAAAATCGGTAATCCACAAATTTCCCCGGGCATCCAGCAGCAAATTTGCCGGTTTGATATCGCGATGGATGATTCCCATGCCATGCGCGTAGTAGAGCGCTTCGGCGGCTTGCAGCATTAACCGTGTGACGGCGCGATGATATTCCCCCTTGGCCGTGGAATGTTGGGTTGACAACTGCTGTTGAAAGGACTGGGTGCTATCCGCGCGGTCCGGCTGGTTCGGGCGGGTTGGTGATTCAGCGGGTAGGGGCCGCGGTTTTTCCGCTTCGCCAGAGAACACAGCGGTAGAGGCGTTGGTAGCGGCTTGGGACGCACTGGGCGGACTTTGCAAGCCTGCTCGCTGCTGCATCTGCCGGATGAGAGTCCCCAGGGAGTCCCCTTCAATCAGTTGCATCGCATAAAAATGCACGCCCCGCTCGGTGCCGACCGCGTGTACCGGCACGATATTGGTATGGTGCAAGATGGCCGCCGCCTGGGCTTCATTTTTAAAACGCTGCAATTGTCTGGTGTCCAAGGTGGCGGCAAAAGGCAGCACCTTTAATGCCACCAGCCGCTGTAACGACAATTGTTCGGCTTCATACACCACACCCATCCCCCCCCGGCCAATCTCGCGCAAGAGGCGAAAATCCCCCAGTTGCCCCAATTCCGGGTCGGCGGATTCGCGCCACGGGGAACGCGGTTGGGCGGGAAGTGGATTTAAGTTGACCCGCGATCCCGACAAGTGCGGGGGATCCGCGGCAATTTGCCGCAAGGGGCTGG from Pirellulales bacterium includes:
- a CDS encoding DoxX family protein produces the protein MTTTPDDTYPHNPHMMTWAGYVISTLPVLMLMMSAYFKFAGGEKMAEGLAKSGWTMDLMRGVGVVELICVALYIIPQTAGLGAILLTGYLGGAVATHVRIGDGPGEYFMPILLGVMLWGGLWLRDPRVRQILPFRAI
- a CDS encoding sulfotransferase family protein, translating into MPPANSPSGEMLTDIVVVSGLPRSGTSLMMQMLAAGGMPIVTDKIRAADSDNPHGYCEFEAVKRLKHDSSWVPGIRGQAVKLVSQLLYDLPVTERYRVILMERNLQEIIASQEKMLVRLGQPVAPRDAIQKAYLLHLQKLHTWLEKEQSHLAVLPVSYNTLLAEPHFQAARIRHFLSNHVDSEKMLAAIDPGLYRNRVSSIKA
- a CDS encoding alkaline phosphatase family protein; protein product: MTNHKPLLQENGPSHRPTPAPNRNRRGLTRRQLLTGTATAGLLTALAGTAYYGGGINRISKSAGQKVIVIGIDGMDPRLSRQMMSAGELPNLQKMSRAGGFSPLATSIPPQSPVAWASFINGAGPGSHGLFDFVHRHPEEQCKTFYSGAETMPGQGGWTIGDHQLQLDFWPFQHQPPSTVLRRQGTPFWDFLDAAGIPSTFYDLPSNYPPSPSVYGHHRCLSGMGTPDMQGSYGTYQYFSQDTPAEGVSEGGGNRARVEFDNETALVQLIGPTNSMLLKPQPVTAPIKIHRDRAANAVVLEIGEKRILLKPGEWSAWVRVPFLLSAPAPLPAQSVSGIVRFYLQEAAPNFRLYATPINIDPTAPAVTLSEPASFVGDLANDLGLFYTTGFQEDHKARTNGIFDDDEYQRQANLVLEERLALLERAVADYDDGLLFFYFSSSDLQSHMFWWDSDDPHPIRDAAAARQKFQYIRRLYQRLDQVIGELYDNYGDRATLIVMSDHGFANFGRQFNLNSWLRDYGYLGPTTCTSIMHDVDWSQTVAYGLGINGLYLNLKGRERDGIVEPGEQRALLLEELCEKLLAVRDFDDQPVIRQVYRAEKIYHGSATALAPDLIVGYARGYRASWETCLGDLTEDVLLDNTAAWSADHCCDADEVPGLLCCNRPLTINNPSLIDIAPSILAKFGLDKPSSMQGRTAF
- a CDS encoding alkaline phosphatase family protein gives rise to the protein MRRIFILFTIICACGLAFPQPAWAYIGPGAGFALAGSFLAVFAAIFSAMVMLLVWPVRMLWRIFWRKSPPFPPQVERVVILGLDGLDYGLTCQLLDAGKLPHLAKLRAQGSFSSLGSTLPPISPVAWSTFQTGVNPGKHNIFDFLTPDLQTYQPKLSSVEIRPAQRAWRIGPWKFGGRPDIRMLRKSKPFWSLLSEYNIFNCVIRVPITFPPEKLHGIQLSAMCVPDLRGTQGTFSHYTTNAARVAEKTGGDVRVVTRQELPGGQIRIRDVLLGPPHPTQPTRGPLTAPFEVFLPGDGTATLKINGATYHLRPNEYTPWVQVRFSLGWGRGVTGICRFMLLNTTPEFDLYATPINIDPENPVLPLGYPAVYPIYLAKNQGPYATLGLAEDTWGLSEEVLDDAQFARQCQDIDRERESMFFDGLDKVRRGFCVCVFDGTDRMQHMFWRYQDPDHPARPAEFPPEHTQAITELYQRMDALVGRTMERCRDPGTLLMVLSDHGFNTFRRGIDLNRWLEEQGYLVVRPEERNQQYLGGVDWSRTRAFAIGLTGIFINEAGKFAQGIVPAGETAAALRAEIAAKLAKLIDPQTGQPPIKKVYQSPLAYRGPYKEQAPDLIVGYERGYRVSWDAAVGKTSTSLFHDNLKAWSGDHCVDPSVVPGILFCNRAITTENPRLLDIAPTVLNLFGIPQPDYMDGKILSLGKPSPVTKSQSTPSQGTVPNSPVRA
- a CDS encoding aryl-sulfate sulfotransferase — encoded protein: MHDSIYLSRGTRSQRMHCWSGGVRFIPLALVFLVGIAQLTALSQIPGFAAEPSPASDTPTATAANDKPEKPTADAPSQDTAEIKKNTNDQPKSAPQAAGLLLNSSAAQPGYTLLAPMTSTKTYLIDNEGRIVNEWECGCNPALSAYLLENGHLLRAGALPQKEQTMGGPGAGGKVQEYDWQGNLVWDFKLANEKQLPHHDICPLPNGNVLLVVWDKKSKAEAIAAGRRPEGLGDALMSDSIIEIKPTGPTTGEIVWQWNVWDHLVQDTDKAKPGYGRVAAHPELIDINYGDREFNRMTARKDDADKLRSIGYLGGPSTPADSQPADSQPAANQPADRQSDTPDQKNAPEAPPQVDGDGKQIPLQTGSADNGAPDGRGPGRRGGMMGPNTDWTHINSVAYNAELDQIVVSVHSFHEIWIIDHGTTTAEAASHTGGKRGRGGDLLYRWGNPRAYRSGSNVEQRLYGQHNAHWIPKGLPGEDHILIFNNGGGRRDGSYSTVDEIIPPLKPDGTYGKGPGKAEWTYIAPTKNEFFSMLISGAQRLPNGNTLICSGMSGIVFEVTSDNKTVWKYVNPVKGSGGPGGPGGPGGFGPPGGPGGFGPPPVGTVFPDFFANILQLDDKQREEIKNLNESNIAQLEKLFTDEQKKSLAEPAGFDFRRLPAPGELLSDDLREELKLSPDQQQTIDKLQTASDTQLAKILTAEQNEQLSEMKNFGPGGPGPGGPGPGGPPGFGPPGFGPPEGGGGPPPFFGGPPGFDGPDGQPGPDGPPGPGINPADNSGKGRRGPRGRGGPGGPGGFGSGPGSSLFRAVRYADTFPGFAGKDLQPGKKLEDMAREKPPQSPPAPKTEPAADTTTPEQPSPKSN
- a CDS encoding protein kinase; its protein translation is MNQQPNSPLHVNDRLNEILLDYLDDLAAGRSPDRDQLLAAYPELREELSSALADYENVERIASPLRQIAADPPHLSGSRVNLNPLPAQPRSPWRESADPELGQLGDFRLLREIGRGGMGVVYEAEQLSLQRLVALKVLPFAATLDTRQLQRFKNEAQAAAILHHTNIVPVHAVGTERGVHFYAMQLIEGDSLGTLIRQMQQRAGLQSPPSASQAATNASTAVFSGEAEKPRPLPAESPTRPNQPDRADSTQSFQQQLSTQHSTAKGEYHRAVTRLMLQAAEALYYAHGMGIIHRDIKPANLLLDARGNLWITDFGLAQFQSDMGLTRTGDILGTLRYMSPEQASGGQALLDPRTDVYSLGATFYELLTLRPIFSAQNMQLLLAEILNSEPRPLRQLDPRIPVELETIILKSVSKNPEERYSSAADFAGDLRRYLDHKPILAQPPTILDWTKKWIRRHPTALLAGCWLLLLLAIGSLVAAALINHEKDNTLIERNIAKAALQREQQRAQEAEARLSLAQRSVNELFQVSEEELSDRPGMELLRKRLLLSVLGYYQEFIEQRRDDPEAQAELQATKARVEKMLRELGILRDASQVLLLRQETVQNDLGLTATQKAEILSLIQQIEAEIQTGFFELVEKSHAQRREWLLEHVLKGQTQLRIILTADQRLRLSQIALQAEGPRAFRDPEVVAALQLSPAQREEIRTIDEEAFFRRFAEAPRDHQRPPPPPDAEQHQKLMASILAVLEPRQLTMWQSLTGPEFRGKIEHMGPPFVPPRGKKPPW